A window of the Falco rusticolus isolate bFalRus1 chromosome 1, bFalRus1.pri, whole genome shotgun sequence genome harbors these coding sequences:
- the UFD1 gene encoding ubiquitin recognition factor in ER-associated degradation protein 1 isoform X2 has product MTVIMPPSALDQLSRLNITYPMLFKLTNKNSDRMTHCGVLEFVADEGICYLPHWMMQNLLLEEGGLVQVESVNLQVATYSKFQPQSPDFLDITNPKAVLENALRNFACLTTGDVIAINYNEKIYELRVMETKPDKAVSIIECDMNVDFDAPLGYKEPERSAQHEETADVEADHSGYVSDIGFRAFSGSGNRLDGKKKGVEPSPSPIKPGDIRRGIPNYDFKIGRITFIRNSRPLVKKVEEDESGSRFIAFSGEGQSLRKKGRKP; this is encoded by the exons ATGACAG TAATTATGCCACCATCGGCTTTGGATCAACTCA gccgACTTAATATTACTTACCCGATGCTGTTTAAGCTGACCAATAAAAATTCAGACCGAATGACACACTGTGGAGTGCTTGAATTTGTGGCCGATGAGGGCATATGTTACCTTCCACACTGG ATGATGCAGAACTTGCTGCTGGAAGAGGGGGGCCTGGTGCAAGTGGAAAGCGTTAATCTTCAAGTTGCTACTTACTCAAAATTTCAGCCACAGAGTCCAGATTTTCTTGACATCACCAATCCCAAAGCTGT ATTAGAAAATGCCCTGAGAAACTTCGCTTGTCTGACTACTGGGGATGTTATTGCCATCAACTACAATGAAAAG ATCTATGAGCTTCGGGTAATGGAGACCAAACCAGATAAGGCTGTGTCTATCATCGAATGCGATATGAAT GTGGATTTTGATGCTCCTTTGGGATACAAGGAACCAGAAAGAAGTGCACAACATGAAGAGACCGCG GATGTTGAAGCAGACCATAGTGGATATGTGAGTGACATAGGATTTCGT GCATTCTCTGGTTCTGGGAACAGATTGGATGGCAAGAAGAAAGGTGTTGAGCCTAGTCCATCGCCAATTAAACCAGGAGACATTCGAAG AGGAATACCCAACTATGACTTCAAGATTGGTAGAATCACATTCATTAGAAACTCACGTCCGCTAGTTAAGAAGGTTGAAGAG gatgaATCTGGAAGCCGGTTTATTGCCTTTTCAGGAGAAGGCCAGTCCCTGcgcaaaaagggaagaaaaccctAA
- the UFD1 gene encoding ubiquitin recognition factor in ER-associated degradation protein 1 isoform X1, producing the protein MFSFNMFDHPIPRVFQNRFSTQYRCFSVSMLAGPNDRSDVEKGGKIIMPPSALDQLSRLNITYPMLFKLTNKNSDRMTHCGVLEFVADEGICYLPHWMMQNLLLEEGGLVQVESVNLQVATYSKFQPQSPDFLDITNPKAVLENALRNFACLTTGDVIAINYNEKIYELRVMETKPDKAVSIIECDMNVDFDAPLGYKEPERSAQHEETADVEADHSGYVSDIGFRAFSGSGNRLDGKKKGVEPSPSPIKPGDIRRGIPNYDFKIGRITFIRNSRPLVKKVEEDESGSRFIAFSGEGQSLRKKGRKP; encoded by the exons ATG TTCTCCTTCAACATGTTCGACCACCCCATCCCGCGGGTCTTCCAGAACCGCTTCTCAACCCAGTACCGCTGCTTCTCCGTGTCCATGCTTGCCGGGCCGAATGACAGGTCAGATGTGGAGAAAGGCGGGAAGA TAATTATGCCACCATCGGCTTTGGATCAACTCA gccgACTTAATATTACTTACCCGATGCTGTTTAAGCTGACCAATAAAAATTCAGACCGAATGACACACTGTGGAGTGCTTGAATTTGTGGCCGATGAGGGCATATGTTACCTTCCACACTGG ATGATGCAGAACTTGCTGCTGGAAGAGGGGGGCCTGGTGCAAGTGGAAAGCGTTAATCTTCAAGTTGCTACTTACTCAAAATTTCAGCCACAGAGTCCAGATTTTCTTGACATCACCAATCCCAAAGCTGT ATTAGAAAATGCCCTGAGAAACTTCGCTTGTCTGACTACTGGGGATGTTATTGCCATCAACTACAATGAAAAG ATCTATGAGCTTCGGGTAATGGAGACCAAACCAGATAAGGCTGTGTCTATCATCGAATGCGATATGAAT GTGGATTTTGATGCTCCTTTGGGATACAAGGAACCAGAAAGAAGTGCACAACATGAAGAGACCGCG GATGTTGAAGCAGACCATAGTGGATATGTGAGTGACATAGGATTTCGT GCATTCTCTGGTTCTGGGAACAGATTGGATGGCAAGAAGAAAGGTGTTGAGCCTAGTCCATCGCCAATTAAACCAGGAGACATTCGAAG AGGAATACCCAACTATGACTTCAAGATTGGTAGAATCACATTCATTAGAAACTCACGTCCGCTAGTTAAGAAGGTTGAAGAG gatgaATCTGGAAGCCGGTTTATTGCCTTTTCAGGAGAAGGCCAGTCCCTGcgcaaaaagggaagaaaaccctAA
- the CDC45 gene encoding cell division control protein 45 homolog has product MFVSDCRREFYDVIVSQRVLLLVASDVDALCACKILQALFQCDHVQYTLVPVSGWQELETAFLEHKDQFKYFVFINCGANVDLLEILQPEEDVSFFVCDSHRPIHVVNVYNDTQIKLLVKQDDDLDVPAYDDIFRDEEDEEGDSENESDGSEPSEKRRRFQEDVIERTMKRRQRREWEARRREILFDYEQYEYHGTSSAMVMFDLAWIMSKDLNDMLWWAIVGLTDQWVQDKITQMKYVTDIGILQRHVSRHNHRNEDEENSLSIDCMRIAFEYDLRLALYQHWSLYESLCNTSYTSASLKLWSVQGQKRLQEFLADMGLPLKQVKQKFNSMDMSLKENLREMIEESANKFGMKDLRVQTFSIHFGFKNKFSASDIVYATASLMENIEKEGHETTNFIKALDSLSRGNLDKLHQGLDLAKKQLRAIQQTVASCICTNLVISQGPFLYCCLMEGTPDVKLFSKPVSLCLLSKYLLKSFVCSTKNKRCKLLPLVMAAPMDVEQGTVIMVGIPPETESSDKKNFFGRAFERAADSTNSRTLHNHFDMSIIELKTEDRSKFLDALISLLS; this is encoded by the exons ATGTTTGTCTCCGACTGCCGTCGGGAGTTTTACGATGTGATTGTCAGCCAG CGGGTTCTGCTTCTTGTTGCTTCAGATGTTGATGCATTATGTGCTTGTAAAATACTCCAA GCTTTGTTTCAATGTGATCATGTGCAGTATACGCTCGTCCCAGTATCTGGATGGCAAGAACTTGAAACTGCCTTTCTTGAGCATAAAGATCAG ttcaaatattttgtttttattaattgcGGTGCCAACGTTGACCTTCTGGAGATCTTGCAGCCTGAAgaggatgtttcttttttcGTATGTGACAGCCACAGACCTATCCATGTAGTGAATGTTTACAATGACACACAG ATTAAGCTATTAGTTAAACAAGATGATGATCTTGATGTTCCTGCTTATGATGATATCTTCAGagatgaagaggatgaagaagggGACTCGGAGAATGAAAGTGATGGGTCAGAACCTTCAGAAAAACGTAGACGTTTTCAAGAG GATGTAATAGAGAGAACAATGAAAAGACGACAAAGGCGAGAATGGGAGGCACGCAG aagagaaattcTTTTTGATTATGAGCAATATGAATACCATGGGACATCA TCTGCGATGGTCATGTTTGATCTGGCATGGATAATGTCTAAAGATTTGAATGACATGTTGTG GTGGGCTATTGTTGGCCTGACAGATCAATGGGTCCAAGACAAAATCACTCA aaTGAAGTATGTGACTGATATTGGAATCCTACAGCGTCATGTGTCTCGCCATAACCACCGCAATGAGGATGAAGAAAATTCTCTGTCAATTGATTGCATGCGAATAGCATTTGAGTATGA TCTGCGCCTGGCACTTTACCAGCACTGGTCTCTATATGAAAGTCTCTGTAACACTTCATATACCTCTGCGAGCCTTAAGCTTTGGTCTGTACAAGGGCAGAAGAGGCTCCAGGAGTTTTTGGCTGACATGGG TTTGCCTTTGAAGCAAGTGAAACAGAAGTTTAATTCCATGGACatgtctttgaaagaaaatcttcGGGAAATGATTGAAGAATCTGCAAACAAGTTTGg AATGAAAGATTTAAGAGTTCAGACCTTCAGCATTCACTTTGGCTTTAAGAACAAGTTCTCAGCAAGTGATATAGTTTATGCAACAGCTTCTCTCATGGAGAATATAGAGAAAGAGGGCCACGAAACAACTAATTTCATTAAAGCTTTGGACAGTCTTTCCAG GGGTAACCTGGACAAACTGCACCAAGGACTGGACCTAGCCAAAAAGCAGTTACGTGCCATTCAGCAGACGGTGGCCAGCTGTATTTGCACCAACCTTGTAATTTCTCAGGGGCCTTTTCTGTATTGCTGTCTCATGGAG GGCACACCAGATGTGAAACTGTTTTCCAAACCAGTGTCTCTGTGCCTGCTTAGTAAATACTTACTCAAGTCATTTGTTTGCTCT ACAAAAAACAAGCGTTGTAAATTGCTGCCACTGGTAATGGCTGCACCAATGGATGTTGAACAGGGAACTGTGATCATGGTGGGGATTCCTCCAGAGACAGAGAGCTCTGACAAAAAGAA CTTTTTTGGAAGAGCATTTGAGAGAGCTGCGGACAGTACCAATTCCAGGACTTTACATAACCATTTTGACATGTCAA tAATTGAATTGAAAACAGAAGACCGGAGCAAATTTCTGGATGCACTCATTTCTCTCTTGTCCTAA